In a genomic window of Mycolicibacillus parakoreensis:
- a CDS encoding acyl-CoA dehydrogenase family protein, giving the protein MTVDRLLPSSEAEDLLALTRDIADKVLAPIVDAHEKSETYPDGVFAQLGAAGLLSLPQPVEWGGAGQPYQVYLQVLEEIAARWAAVAVAVSVNSLACHPLLEFGTDSQRRRWLPEMLSGTLIGAYSLSEPQAGSDAAALRCAAVRDGDGYRITGSKSWVTHGGVADFYTLFARTGQGSRGISCFLVPADLEGLSFGAPEDKMGLAAVPTTSAFYDGARLDADRLIGAEGQGLAIAFSALDSGRLGIAAVAVGIAQAALEEATAYANERTTFGRAIIDHQGLGFLLADMAAAVAGARATYLDAARRRDAGRPYSQHASVAKLVATDAAMKVTTDAVQVLGGVGYTRDYRVERYMREAKITQIFEGTNQIQRLVIARGLTNR; this is encoded by the coding sequence ATGACCGTCGACCGGCTGCTGCCCAGCTCGGAGGCCGAAGACCTGCTGGCGTTGACCCGCGATATCGCCGACAAGGTGCTCGCCCCGATCGTCGACGCCCACGAGAAATCCGAGACCTACCCCGACGGGGTGTTCGCCCAGCTGGGGGCGGCCGGGCTGCTCAGCCTGCCGCAGCCGGTCGAGTGGGGCGGCGCCGGCCAGCCCTACCAGGTGTATCTGCAGGTGCTCGAGGAGATCGCCGCACGCTGGGCGGCGGTGGCGGTGGCCGTCAGCGTCAACAGCCTGGCGTGCCACCCGCTGCTGGAGTTCGGCACCGACTCCCAGCGGCGGCGCTGGCTGCCCGAGATGCTCTCCGGCACCCTGATCGGCGCCTACAGCCTGTCGGAACCGCAGGCCGGCTCGGACGCCGCGGCGCTGCGCTGCGCGGCGGTGCGCGACGGCGACGGCTACCGGATCACCGGCTCGAAATCCTGGGTCACCCACGGCGGGGTGGCCGACTTCTACACGCTGTTCGCCCGCACCGGGCAGGGCTCCCGGGGCATCTCGTGTTTCCTGGTGCCCGCCGACCTCGAGGGGCTCAGCTTCGGTGCGCCGGAGGACAAGATGGGCCTCGCCGCGGTGCCGACCACCTCGGCGTTCTACGACGGCGCCCGCCTCGACGCCGACCGGCTGATCGGCGCGGAGGGCCAGGGCCTGGCGATCGCGTTCTCCGCGCTGGACTCCGGGCGCCTCGGGATCGCCGCGGTGGCGGTCGGCATCGCCCAGGCGGCGCTGGAGGAGGCCACCGCCTACGCCAACGAGCGCACCACGTTCGGCCGCGCGATCATCGACCACCAGGGGCTGGGGTTTCTGCTGGCCGACATGGCCGCCGCGGTGGCCGGCGCCCGGGCGACCTACCTCGACGCCGCGCGGCGCCGCGACGCCGGCCGGCCGTACTCGCAGCACGCCAGTGTGGCCAAGCTCGTCGCCACCGACGCGGCGATGAAGGTGACCACCGACGCGGTGCAGGTCCTCGGCGGGGTCGGCTACACCCGCGACTACCGGGTGGAGCGCTACATGCGGGAAGCCAAGATCACCCAGATCTTCGAGGGCACCAACCAGATCCAGCGTCTGGTCATCGCCCGGGGGCTGACCAACCGGTAG
- a CDS encoding acyl-CoA dehydrogenase family protein, with protein MDFAMSARGADYHRRLTDFMVEQVIPAEADYERYRREAGPDDFTVPPVIEELKAEAKKLGLWNLFLPAESGLTNLEYAPLAELSGWSMDLGPEALNCAAPDTGNMETLHLFATAEQRAAWLQPLLDGEIRSAFSMTEPAVASSDARNIETTMLRDGDEYVINGRKWWTSGAADPRCAILIVMGRTDPEAAPHQQQSMILVPTDTPGVTIVRSTPVFGWQDQHGHCEIVYDDVRVPATNLLGEQGSGFAIAQARLGPGRIHHCMRAIGVAERALALMSERARTRIAFGKPLAEQGVVQQQIAVSRNEIDQARLLCEKAAWTIDRHGNKEARVLVAQIKAVAPQMACNVLDRAIQVHGAAGVSDDFPLARLYGWHRAMRLFDGPDEVHLRSIARAELGADKSALAAAVT; from the coding sequence ATGGATTTCGCGATGTCGGCCCGGGGCGCCGACTACCACCGGCGGCTCACCGACTTCATGGTCGAGCAGGTGATCCCCGCCGAGGCCGACTACGAGCGGTACCGCCGCGAAGCCGGCCCGGACGACTTCACCGTGCCGCCGGTCATCGAGGAACTGAAGGCCGAGGCCAAAAAGCTCGGGCTGTGGAATCTGTTCCTGCCGGCCGAGTCCGGGTTGACCAACCTGGAGTACGCCCCGCTGGCCGAGCTCTCCGGGTGGAGCATGGACCTCGGCCCGGAGGCGCTCAACTGCGCGGCGCCGGACACCGGCAACATGGAGACCCTGCACCTGTTCGCCACCGCCGAGCAGCGCGCGGCCTGGCTGCAGCCGCTGCTCGACGGCGAGATCCGCAGCGCGTTCTCGATGACCGAACCGGCGGTCGCCTCCAGCGATGCGCGCAACATCGAGACCACCATGCTGCGCGACGGCGACGAGTACGTCATCAACGGCCGCAAGTGGTGGACCTCGGGGGCGGCCGACCCGCGCTGCGCGATCCTCATCGTGATGGGCCGCACCGACCCTGAGGCCGCCCCGCACCAGCAGCAGTCGATGATCCTGGTGCCGACCGACACCCCCGGGGTGACGATCGTGCGCTCCACCCCGGTGTTCGGCTGGCAGGACCAGCACGGCCACTGCGAGATCGTCTACGACGACGTGCGGGTGCCGGCGACCAACCTGCTCGGCGAGCAGGGGTCGGGCTTCGCGATCGCCCAGGCCCGGCTCGGCCCCGGGCGCATCCACCACTGCATGCGCGCGATCGGGGTCGCCGAGCGGGCGTTGGCGCTGATGAGCGAACGGGCCCGCACCCGGATCGCGTTCGGTAAACCGCTGGCCGAGCAGGGGGTGGTGCAGCAGCAGATCGCGGTGTCGCGCAACGAGATCGACCAGGCCCGGCTGCTGTGCGAGAAGGCGGCCTGGACGATCGACCGGCACGGCAACAAGGAGGCCCGCGTCCTGGTCGCCCAGATCAAGGCGGTCGCCCCCCAGATGGCCTGCAACGTGCTCGACCGCGCCATCCAGGTGCACGGGGCCGCAGGGGTCAGCGACGACTTCCCGCTGGCCCGGCTCTACGGCTGGCATCGGGCGATGCGACTGTTCGACGGCCCCGACGAGGTCCACCTGCGCTCGATCGCGCGCGCCGAACTCGGCGCCGACAAGAGCGCCCTCGCGGCCGCGGTGACCTAG
- a CDS encoding tyrosine-protein phosphatase: MAPPPRRLDGAWNFRDVADVVTELRPGRLLRSGELSRLQEGGRAELRRLAVTDVADLRSPREVARRGPGRVPAGVDIHLLPFPDLGADHSDGENAEAPHEQAWQQMLARKPDDEPVAVAASRYMTAEYRGFPVLGGARRAVRQVITLLGAGQTVLAHCFAGKDRTGFTVAVTLRAVGVDRDAVLADYVASNTAVPQLRAAIQEMIAARAEAGLTEEVETFTEARLTDEVLGVREEYLAAALTTIDTEYGSLQGFLRAAQVTDADVERLRAALLR; the protein is encoded by the coding sequence GTGGCGCCCCCGCCGCGCCGGCTCGACGGTGCCTGGAACTTCCGCGACGTCGCCGACGTCGTCACCGAGCTGCGGCCGGGCCGGCTGCTGCGCTCCGGGGAACTGAGCCGGCTGCAGGAGGGCGGGCGCGCCGAGCTGCGCCGGCTGGCGGTCACCGACGTCGCCGATTTGCGCTCCCCGCGCGAGGTGGCCCGCCGCGGGCCGGGCCGGGTGCCCGCCGGGGTGGACATCCACCTGCTGCCGTTCCCCGATCTGGGCGCGGACCACAGCGACGGCGAGAACGCCGAGGCCCCGCACGAGCAGGCGTGGCAGCAGATGCTGGCCCGCAAACCCGACGACGAACCGGTCGCCGTGGCCGCCTCGCGCTACATGACCGCCGAGTACCGCGGATTCCCGGTGCTCGGCGGGGCGCGGCGCGCGGTGCGGCAGGTGATCACCCTGCTGGGGGCGGGCCAGACCGTGCTGGCGCACTGTTTCGCCGGCAAGGACCGCACCGGGTTCACCGTGGCGGTGACGCTGCGCGCGGTCGGGGTGGACCGCGACGCGGTGCTGGCCGACTACGTGGCCAGCAACACCGCGGTGCCGCAGCTGCGCGCCGCGATCCAGGAGATGATCGCCGCGCGCGCCGAGGCGGGACTCACCGAAGAGGTCGAGACGTTCACCGAGGCCCGCCTCACCGACGAGGTGCTCGGCGTGCGCGAAGAGTATCTGGCGGCGGCGCTGACCACCATCGACACCGAGTACGGCTCGCTTCAGGGCTTTCTGCGCGCCGCGCAGGTCACCGACGCCGACGTGGAGCGCCTGCGCGCCGCCCTGCTGCGCTGA
- a CDS encoding PE-PPE domain-containing protein, with amino-acid sequence MMGRRIRSLGTVLLALLGAALLGGASAQAAPVAAAPRPVGAEVLLAALGDPGPVLGNTDVSYAEVMAGSGTPIPWLGNDGQYMQMVFGNYLKPSFTNLTAPTTPCDSTCNVDALVTPEGLYPMTGIKDLPLNTSVERGVEILHNQILTDLASNGPVGDDGALGVLGYSQSSVIASLEMQNLAAMSDAPGADELNFVLLGNPMNPNGGLLSRFAGLTVPSMGLNFYGATPADTLYPTDIYTIQYDGFAHFPKYPLNVLADLNAFAGIYYVHGTYPEQAASEFTQLATSDGYAGVTNYFMMPTADLPLLEPVRAIPLVGDPIAELLQPDLTVLVDLGYDDPFAATTFADVASPFGLFPQWSAIEALPGQLVDGTKEGLENFVNSLGGVSLADLNPLDLLSGAGAAGADPLDSVADFLPTALNALSDAAAHAYATLLPTADIANAVLTSMPAYLLDLSLDNLLDGDLLNAAGLPLAGAVGLATMAGGFEFLVLADAAQAVLADLTGLIGF; translated from the coding sequence ATGATGGGTCGTCGAATCCGATCACTGGGCACGGTGCTGCTCGCCCTGCTGGGCGCCGCACTGCTCGGCGGGGCGAGCGCGCAGGCCGCACCGGTCGCCGCGGCGCCGCGCCCGGTCGGGGCCGAGGTGCTGCTGGCGGCACTCGGCGATCCGGGGCCCGTCCTGGGCAACACCGACGTCAGCTACGCCGAGGTGATGGCCGGCAGCGGCACCCCGATCCCGTGGCTGGGCAACGATGGCCAGTACATGCAGATGGTGTTCGGCAACTACCTGAAGCCCAGCTTCACCAACCTCACGGCGCCGACCACCCCGTGCGACTCCACCTGCAACGTCGACGCCCTGGTCACCCCCGAGGGGCTGTATCCGATGACCGGGATCAAGGATCTGCCGTTGAACACCTCGGTGGAGCGCGGCGTGGAGATCCTGCACAACCAGATCCTCACCGACCTGGCATCGAACGGGCCCGTCGGCGACGACGGCGCCCTCGGTGTGCTGGGGTATTCGCAGAGTTCGGTCATCGCCTCGCTGGAGATGCAGAACCTGGCGGCGATGAGCGACGCCCCGGGCGCCGACGAGCTGAACTTCGTCCTGCTGGGCAACCCGATGAACCCCAACGGGGGGCTGCTCAGCCGCTTCGCCGGTCTGACCGTCCCGAGCATGGGCCTGAACTTCTACGGCGCCACCCCCGCGGACACCCTCTACCCCACCGACATCTACACGATCCAGTACGACGGGTTCGCCCACTTCCCCAAGTACCCGCTCAACGTGCTCGCCGACCTCAACGCCTTCGCCGGGATCTACTACGTGCACGGCACCTACCCGGAGCAAGCGGCCTCGGAGTTCACCCAGCTCGCCACCTCCGACGGCTACGCCGGGGTCACGAACTACTTCATGATGCCCACCGCGGACCTGCCGCTGCTGGAGCCGGTGCGCGCCATCCCGCTGGTCGGCGACCCGATCGCCGAGCTGCTGCAGCCCGATCTGACGGTCCTCGTCGACCTCGGCTACGACGACCCGTTCGCCGCCACCACCTTCGCCGACGTGGCGAGCCCGTTCGGGCTCTTCCCGCAGTGGAGCGCGATCGAGGCGCTGCCCGGCCAGCTGGTCGACGGCACCAAGGAGGGGCTGGAGAACTTCGTGAACAGCCTCGGCGGCGTCTCGCTGGCCGACCTCAACCCGCTGGATCTGCTCAGCGGCGCCGGCGCCGCCGGCGCCGACCCGCTCGACAGCGTCGCCGACTTCCTGCCCACCGCGCTCAACGCGCTCTCCGACGCGGCGGCCCACGCCTACGCGACACTGCTGCCCACCGCCGACATCGCCAACGCGGTGCTCACCTCGATGCCCGCCTACCTGCTGGACCTGTCGCTGGACAACCTGCTGGACGGCGATCTGCTCAACGCCGCCGGGCTGCCGCTGGCCGGCGCGGTGGGGCTGGCCACCATGGCCGGCGGCTTCGAGTTCCTCGTCCTCGCCGACGCCGCGCAGGCCGTGCTCGCCGACCTGACCGGGCTGATCGGGTTCTGA
- a CDS encoding SDR family NAD(P)-dependent oxidoreductase yields MPGVQDRVVVVTGAGGGLGRDYALTLAREGAAVVVNDLGGARDGTGAGHNMADEVVAEITGAGGRAVANYDSVATEEGAAAIIATALEEFGKVDAVVSNAGILRDGTFHKMTFDNWDAVLKVHLYGGYNVVRAAWPHFREQSFGRVVVATSTSGLFGNFGQANYGAAKLGLVGMINTLAQEGAKYNIKTNAIAPVAATRMTQDILPPEVFAKLTPEYVAPVVAYLCTEEVDDTASVFIVGGGKVQRVALFGNEGAVFTDPPSVDDVAAAWEQITDLSAAKRASFSL; encoded by the coding sequence ATGCCCGGAGTGCAGGATCGTGTCGTCGTCGTCACCGGGGCCGGCGGCGGGTTGGGCCGCGACTACGCGTTGACCCTGGCCCGCGAGGGGGCGGCCGTGGTGGTCAACGACCTCGGGGGCGCGCGCGACGGCACCGGCGCCGGCCACAACATGGCCGACGAGGTGGTCGCGGAGATCACCGGGGCCGGCGGCCGGGCGGTGGCCAACTACGACAGTGTGGCCACCGAGGAGGGCGCGGCGGCGATCATCGCGACCGCGCTCGAGGAGTTCGGCAAGGTCGACGCGGTGGTGTCCAACGCCGGCATCCTGCGCGACGGCACCTTCCACAAGATGACGTTCGACAACTGGGACGCGGTGCTCAAGGTGCACCTCTACGGCGGCTACAACGTGGTGCGCGCCGCCTGGCCGCACTTCCGGGAGCAGAGCTTCGGCCGGGTGGTGGTGGCGACCTCCACCTCGGGGCTGTTCGGCAACTTCGGGCAGGCCAACTACGGCGCCGCCAAGCTCGGCCTGGTCGGGATGATCAACACCCTGGCCCAGGAGGGCGCCAAGTACAACATCAAGACCAACGCGATCGCCCCGGTCGCGGCCACCCGGATGACCCAGGACATCCTGCCGCCGGAGGTGTTCGCGAAGCTCACCCCCGAGTACGTGGCGCCGGTGGTGGCCTACCTGTGCACCGAGGAGGTCGACGACACCGCGTCGGTGTTCATCGTCGGCGGCGGCAAGGTGCAGCGGGTGGCGCTGTTCGGCAACGAGGGCGCGGTGTTCACCGACCCGCCGTCGGTCGACGACGTCGCCGCCGCGTGGGAGCAGATCACCGACCTGTCGGCGGCCAAACGGGCGTCGTTCTCGCTGTAG
- a CDS encoding group I truncated hemoglobin yields the protein MSTLYDRIGGHETLEAVVPEFYDRVLADDALAGFFAGVNMRRQISKQIEFLAAAMGGPLPYRGPSIRQAHRGRGISIDHFNRVTLHLITAFQDAGATSAQISDIVALLSPLAADIATDAPSALTGQR from the coding sequence ATGAGCACACTGTATGACCGCATCGGCGGACACGAGACCCTCGAGGCCGTGGTCCCGGAGTTCTACGACCGGGTGCTGGCCGACGACGCCCTGGCGGGGTTTTTCGCCGGGGTGAACATGCGGCGCCAGATCAGCAAGCAGATCGAGTTCCTCGCCGCCGCGATGGGCGGCCCGCTGCCCTACCGGGGGCCCTCGATCCGCCAGGCCCACCGGGGGCGCGGCATCTCGATCGACCACTTCAACCGGGTCACGCTGCACCTGATCACCGCGTTTCAGGACGCCGGGGCCACGTCGGCGCAGATCTCCGACATCGTCGCGCTGCTCAGCCCGCTGGCCGCCGACATCGCCACCGACGCCCCGTCGGCGCTGACCGGTCAGCGCTGA
- a CDS encoding class I SAM-dependent methyltransferase, whose protein sequence is MGALRSHDDTWDIATSVGTTAVMVAAARAVETDADAPLITDPYAKLLVSGAGTGVWEMLLDDTVEAKLAAVDPETAAIFHRMRGYQAVRTRFFDAYFTDAAAAGIRQIVILASGLDSRAYRLDWPAGTVVYEIDQPKVLEYKAATLADAGVSPAAERRAVACDLRQDWPGALTAAGFAAGAPTAWLAEGLLMYLPADAQDRLFTQISDLSAPGSRLAAETAAHQPEERREQMRLRFRAAAEKMGMATPVDFADLTYNDPDRAELAGWLDRHGWDAAAHSSTQEMRRLGRWVDSPLDDPHTDAFSQFVTATRQR, encoded by the coding sequence ATGGGTGCACTGCGTAGCCACGACGACACCTGGGACATCGCCACCAGCGTGGGCACCACCGCGGTGATGGTGGCCGCCGCCCGCGCGGTGGAGACCGACGCCGACGCGCCGCTGATCACCGACCCCTACGCCAAGCTGCTGGTGAGCGGCGCCGGCACCGGGGTGTGGGAGATGCTGCTCGACGACACGGTGGAGGCCAAGCTGGCCGCCGTCGACCCCGAGACCGCCGCGATCTTCCACCGGATGCGCGGCTACCAGGCGGTGCGCACCCGCTTCTTCGACGCGTACTTCACCGACGCCGCCGCCGCCGGCATCCGCCAGATCGTCATCTTGGCCTCCGGGCTGGACTCGCGGGCCTACCGGCTGGACTGGCCGGCCGGCACCGTCGTCTACGAGATCGACCAGCCCAAGGTGCTCGAGTACAAGGCCGCCACGCTCGCCGACGCCGGGGTGAGCCCGGCCGCCGAGCGCCGCGCCGTCGCCTGCGACCTGCGCCAGGACTGGCCGGGTGCGCTCACCGCGGCGGGCTTCGCCGCCGGCGCGCCGACCGCGTGGCTGGCCGAGGGGCTGTTGATGTATCTGCCCGCCGACGCCCAGGACCGGCTGTTCACCCAGATCAGCGACCTCAGCGCGCCGGGCAGCCGCCTCGCCGCCGAGACCGCCGCCCACCAGCCCGAGGAACGCCGCGAACAGATGCGGCTGCGGTTCCGCGCCGCGGCGGAGAAGATGGGCATGGCCACCCCGGTGGACTTCGCCGACCTGACCTACAACGACCCGGACCGCGCCGAGCTGGCCGGCTGGCTGGACCGCCACGGCTGGGACGCCGCCGCGCACAGCTCCACGCAGGAGATGCGGCGACTCGGCCGCTGGGTCGACTCGCCGCTGGACGACCCGCACACCGACGCGTTCTCCCAGTTCGTCACCGCGACCCGTCAGCGCTGA
- a CDS encoding SAM-dependent methyltransferase produces the protein MTDEAPSIRRDGDSWDITESVGSTALAVAAGRAAETAQPDPLIRDEFAAVLVAAAGAEWARLTTAEADWLDPDDEYGHRVNALARNYQATRTHFFDAYFRGAAGITQVVLLAAGLDARAYRLDWSAGTVVYEIDQPAVLHFKRATLEARGAVPTATRRAVGVDLRDAWPAALTAAGFDPARPTAWLAEGLLPYLPSDAQDRLFAEVTALSAPGSRFAVEAFQTLRPGVDDESRTAFRERAARIRERLGIGVDIATLTYREPDRAEAADLLDRHGWRVQSVDSHDELARLGRPVPDDLAAHTSSIALLIARR, from the coding sequence ATGACTGACGAGGCACCCTCGATTCGCCGGGACGGCGACAGCTGGGACATCACCGAGAGCGTGGGATCCACGGCGCTGGCGGTCGCCGCCGGCCGGGCCGCCGAGACCGCGCAGCCCGACCCGCTGATCCGCGACGAGTTCGCCGCCGTGCTGGTGGCCGCGGCCGGCGCGGAGTGGGCGCGGCTGACCACCGCCGAGGCCGACTGGCTCGATCCCGACGACGAGTACGGTCACCGCGTCAACGCGCTGGCCCGCAACTACCAGGCCACCCGCACCCACTTCTTCGACGCCTACTTCCGCGGCGCCGCCGGGATCACCCAGGTGGTGCTGCTGGCCGCCGGGCTGGACGCGCGGGCCTACCGGCTGGACTGGTCGGCCGGCACCGTCGTCTACGAGATCGACCAGCCCGCGGTGCTGCACTTCAAACGCGCCACCCTCGAGGCGCGCGGCGCGGTGCCCACCGCCACACGTCGCGCGGTCGGCGTCGACCTGCGCGACGCGTGGCCGGCGGCGCTCACCGCCGCCGGGTTCGACCCCGCCCGGCCCACCGCGTGGTTGGCCGAGGGGCTGCTGCCGTATCTGCCGTCCGACGCCCAGGACCGGCTGTTCGCCGAGGTGACCGCGTTGAGCGCGCCCGGAAGCCGGTTCGCGGTCGAGGCGTTCCAGACGTTGCGTCCCGGCGTCGACGACGAGAGCCGCACCGCGTTTCGGGAGCGCGCCGCCCGCATCCGCGAGCGCCTCGGCATCGGGGTGGACATCGCCACGTTGACCTACCGCGAACCCGACCGCGCCGAGGCGGCCGATTTGCTCGACCGGCACGGCTGGCGGGTGCAGTCGGTCGACAGCCACGACGAACTGGCCCGGCTGGGCCGGCCGGTGCCCGACGACCTGGCCGCTCACACCAGCAGCATCGCGCTGCTGATCGCGCGGCGCTGA
- a CDS encoding TetR/AcrR family transcriptional regulator, which produces MPAGRRGPGRPPAADGAETRQRIVEVAQAVFGELGYDAATFQAIATRADLTRSAINHYFTSKRALFREVLTRANDKLVAVGAAHAAEQAALLDKLSVFTGGAVQIVRDDPSMGAFIVTAMLEGQRHPGLMPREDNPLWQARTFLTAAVTDAIAQGELITEADPAELVELLVATNWGLAFYGGFIGTPAELDTVNAHLEALFANRLWRLRGTPGADG; this is translated from the coding sequence GTGCCTGCCGGTCGTCGCGGTCCCGGTCGTCCCCCCGCTGCCGATGGCGCCGAAACGCGTCAACGCATCGTCGAGGTCGCCCAGGCGGTCTTCGGCGAACTCGGCTACGACGCGGCCACCTTCCAGGCGATCGCCACCCGCGCGGATCTGACCCGCTCGGCGATCAACCACTACTTCACCAGCAAGCGGGCGCTGTTCCGCGAGGTGCTCACCCGGGCCAACGACAAACTCGTCGCCGTCGGCGCCGCGCACGCCGCCGAGCAGGCCGCGCTGCTGGACAAGCTGTCGGTCTTCACCGGCGGGGCGGTGCAGATCGTGCGCGACGACCCGTCCATGGGGGCGTTCATCGTCACCGCGATGCTCGAGGGCCAGCGCCATCCCGGCCTGATGCCGCGTGAGGACAACCCGCTGTGGCAGGCGCGGACGTTCCTGACCGCGGCGGTCACCGACGCGATCGCGCAGGGGGAGCTGATCACCGAGGCCGACCCGGCCGAGCTGGTCGAGCTGCTGGTCGCCACGAACTGGGGGCTGGCGTTCTACGGCGGGTTCATCGGCACGCCGGCGGAGCTGGACACCGTCAACGCCCACCTGGAGGCCCTGTTCGCCAACCGGCTGTGGCGGCTGCGCGGCACCCCCGGCGCCGACGGGTGA
- a CDS encoding TetR/AcrR family transcriptional regulator yields the protein MMTIVSRAAYFETGIEVLSDLGYSGLKLAEVCRRLGVTSGSFYHYFTKWSDYTAELLAYWASERAHHRAAVTQSYPDPRERLEVMLAAALDFEHGAEAAIRVWSALDPRVKEIQSSIDRGRFEALYEAAVAILGDPEQARMFAGWALYTLIGYEQATLPRDNAALAWVNRRMLSALDAGA from the coding sequence ATGATGACGATCGTCTCCCGGGCGGCGTACTTCGAGACCGGCATCGAGGTGCTCTCCGACCTGGGCTACAGCGGGCTCAAACTGGCCGAGGTCTGCCGCCGGCTCGGGGTGACCAGCGGATCGTTCTACCACTACTTCACCAAGTGGTCGGACTACACCGCGGAGCTGCTGGCGTACTGGGCCAGCGAACGGGCCCATCACCGCGCCGCGGTGACCCAGTCCTATCCCGACCCCCGGGAGCGCCTGGAGGTCATGTTGGCGGCGGCGCTGGACTTCGAGCACGGCGCGGAGGCCGCGATCCGGGTGTGGAGTGCGCTCGATCCCCGGGTCAAAGAGATCCAGAGCAGCATCGACCGGGGCCGGTTCGAGGCGCTCTACGAGGCCGCCGTGGCGATACTCGGCGACCCGGAGCAGGCGCGGATGTTCGCCGGGTGGGCGCTGTACACGCTGATCGGCTACGAACAGGCGACCCTGCCCCGCGACAACGCCGCGCTGGCCTGGGTCAACCGTCGGATGCTCAGCGCCTTGGACGCCGGCGCCTAA
- a CDS encoding TetR/AcrR family transcriptional regulator gives MPQRRRRGPGRPPAASGAETRARIITAARGVFTDFGYRAATFQEVADRADLTRSAINHYFPSKKALFQEVASATNAMFVAVGGERAMAEPTLLGKVSSFLEFALRMHEREPATPGFMVLTMMAARHTPDLLPAEGDLLQLFRWFVTQAVAEAADSGELPRGTDVGAAVEQLVMVFCGMTFYGGFVASHRQLEIVTAQLTDWFAALWGAGAPG, from the coding sequence ATGCCGCAGCGACGACGTCGAGGGCCCGGACGCCCCCCGGCGGCCAGCGGCGCTGAGACCCGCGCGCGCATCATCACCGCCGCCCGCGGGGTGTTCACCGACTTCGGCTACCGGGCCGCCACGTTCCAGGAGGTCGCCGATCGGGCGGATCTGACCCGCTCGGCGATCAACCACTACTTCCCCAGCAAAAAGGCGCTGTTCCAGGAGGTGGCGAGTGCGACCAACGCGATGTTCGTGGCGGTCGGCGGCGAACGCGCCATGGCTGAACCGACGCTGTTGGGCAAGGTGTCGTCGTTCCTGGAGTTCGCCCTGCGGATGCACGAGCGCGAACCGGCCACCCCCGGCTTCATGGTGCTCACGATGATGGCGGCGCGGCACACCCCCGATCTGCTGCCCGCCGAGGGGGATCTGCTGCAGCTGTTCCGCTGGTTCGTCACCCAGGCGGTCGCCGAGGCGGCCGACTCCGGGGAGCTGCCCCGCGGCACCGACGTCGGGGCGGCGGTCGAGCAGTTGGTGATGGTGTTCTGCGGGATGACCTTCTACGGCGGGTTCGTCGCCAGCCACCGCCAGCTCGAGATCGTCACCGCGCAGCTGACGGACTGGTTCGCCGCGCTCTGGGGTGCGGGTGCACCCGGTTAG